AGCATCATTGCAAACCCCGCGACCAGGGCCATCATAATGCTGTAGGCCATCGGATAGTTTGCCAGGATCTCCCTGTAGGTCTTAACAGGCTCCGCGTAAAAGGTCCACCACGGCGTTTTTCGGAAAGGATCTGAATGAGCAGGCATGATTTTCAAAACAAAACCAATCATTCCCATCTCTCAAGCGCGAAACACGCCCTATAGCAAATCCTTTGAAGCCCCATCAAGCAAAGGAGGGATAAAAATCCAACCAGAATCAAAGCCGATATCGAAAATTTATTATTTTACAAATATTCTGATATGACATCAAAAGCGAATCAGCAGGCAGCTTTTGCATCTGACGAGATTTTCACCACAAACCAGACCCCTGAAAGGCGCCTAGGCCGGCACCTTCTCAGAACGCCGCTTCATCGTGTCAGTAAGGCGCTCGGCAATGTCGCCCGGCTTGTAATTTGCGGTCTCCAGGAGAAACAAAGCCAGGCCTTCCCGGTGTATCTGGTATCGCCCTCTGCGCCTTTCATTTCCTCCCTTTCCATCGAATTGATGACCTAAAATACGGCCAGTTTTCAAGCAGTCACGAACATATTGATCAGAGCGTCCAATCATGGCAGCAACCTCCTTGGGCGTGAACCATTCCTGGCCGCTAGGCAGCATAGGATCGAAGTAATCGATGGCGATTTTCCGGGCATTTTCCGACAAATCGAGTGGAGCGTTGACAGTATCAGGTCGTTTAGCTTTCATGTAATAAATTATTTATTTTTTAGCAAACAATGCAAGTGCTTTTTACTAAAATAAATAAATTTTCTATAAAACAAGAAACTAAACCCTGACTATCACCGACTTACGATTAATCTACAAAGACTTTCTCCTTCGGATACCTGCAATTTCGACTCGAATAATCAAAAAAATAAACAATAGTAACTAAAAAACAGAATAACTCAATAAAACCAATGGCCATAACTGATCATCTAAAACACAAAACTATCGGCGTTTCATTTCCGCCAGAACTACGGCTGCGAGCAGCCGAACGCGCCCGTAGCCTAAGCCTGTCTTTCAGCAAGTATGTCACACTTTGCATCGAGTCGGAGCTCGAGGGCCGCCCTCCCCAAGGTATGGTTGAAAATCTGCTTCCCAAAGGCAGTGAGGGCCTCGATCTGGACGATGCCATCGAAAAAGGTAAAGATTACAGCGTGATGAAAGCAGCTTCGATTGGCTTCGAGGACGACATTGAAGCGATTTTAAAAGAGGACGAATTCAACTACAAGCGTGCCGCACCAGCTGCACACCTGCGGACTGACTTCCTCGTCTACAAAGGCGATCCGGAAAACAGCAAGACTCCCAAGATAGCGCTTGAGTGTAAGTTCAACATCGCAAAACGCTCCACGATCGCCCTGGGGCAAGCTGTAATTTTGAAAGCCCTGCCTGAAATCAAAGGCGTGGTCCTCTGTGTGCCCTACCTGAAGCATTTCGACTCGCATGTTCGTGATGCATTCCAAAGCCAGGGCATTCCAGTGGCAACTCCCGACACAGTCAGTGACGTGATCCGGGAGGCGTTCAACAAGAAGGGTAGATAAACCTGCTACATATTTTTAGGCCACAAAGAGGCACAAAAATTCACGAAAACGACTTCTTCGGGCTAACGGACATTCAAGATCCAATCTATAATGGCGTAAAATCACTTTAGCCAGGAGCCTCCCAACGTTTTTTATCACCACGAAGGGCACGAAGAGCACGAAGCCCATAACATTGATTCCAACTTCGTGCTCTTCGTGCCCTTCGTGGTAAAAGTTATCGTATTGATTTTAAATGAGATAGACAAAATGAGAGGGATTGAATGCCCGTTGGCCCCAAGCCCTGCGCCTGTTAGTTTTAGCGTTTTTGTGCCTCTTCGCGGCCATAAATATTTATGAGAAGAGCTTCAGAAGCACCACATTAGCGAGCGAACTCATTTCAGTAAAAAGCGGTAGGGCACATTCGCCCAATGCTCACCCGCGTAGTCGATTCCGATACGCGGCGTGCGGAGGATATCGCTCTCCGCAACCATACCGTTTGGTTCGACCCAGAGTCCGCTAGCCTCAGCCACTGGGTGCAAGTTCTGCTCCTTGGAGATAGCCATGCGCTTGGTCAGTTTGCCCGGCCCATTGGCTTCACCAGCTCCACGCAGGAGCACGGCGGCCGGGTAGTCTTCGGGACCAGTTACGATATTGAGCAGCCAATGAACGCCATAACACAAATAGACGTAATAGTGACCGGCCGGCCCAAACATTACGGCGTTGCGGGGCGTACGCCCCTTACTGGCATGGCAGGCCCGATCTTCCGGGCCATCGTAAGCCTCGGTCTCATTGATCGTCAGCCTCAGGATGCTCCCATCGGGCATGCGTCGACAAAGATCCATACCGATAAGCTCACGCGCAACATCAAGCGTGGGACGGTCAAACCAGGAAGCGGAAAGCGATTTGCTCATTGAATAAATTTGCCACAGAGGCACAGAGAACTCAAAACCGATAAACAAAATATATGGTCACGAAGAACACAAAGGAGGCACAAAGAACGCTGAGCTGATTAAAGAAAATGCTTCATTTGCTTTGTGTCCTTTGTGCCTCCTTTGTGTTCTTCGTGACCTAGAAACTCAGTATCTTTGCCCTATAGCAAATATCTAATCTTTAAAATCCAATCCATCATGTCAAAAGTCATAATCGTAGGAGCTGGCGGAGTCGGCGGAGTAGTCGCTCACAAATGTGCTCAACTCTCCGAGACCTTCACGGAAATCGTCCTCGCATCGCGGACGATTGCAAAGTGCAATAAAATCGCCGCCGATGTCAAAGAGCTGCAAGGGCGGGAGATTCGCACCGAAGCGATTGACGCTGATGATGTCGCTGCGACAACTGCCTTTCTGGAGAAAGAAAAACCAGACCTGCTGATCAACGTCGCCCTGCCCTATCAGGATCTGGTACTAATGGATGCCTGTCTCGCAGCAGGAGTCGACTACCTGGACACCGCCAACTACGAGCCACCGGAAACACCAAAGTTTGAATACAAGTGGCAATGGGCATATCGCGAGCGCTATGAACAGGCCAAACGGATGGCGCTGCTCGGCAGTGGTTTCGATCCGGGCGTGACCAATGTCTTTTGCGCCTATGCCCAGAAG
The Rubellicoccus peritrichatus DNA segment above includes these coding regions:
- a CDS encoding DNA-3-methyladenine glycosylase, encoding MSKSLSASWFDRPTLDVARELIGMDLCRRMPDGSILRLTINETEAYDGPEDRACHASKGRTPRNAVMFGPAGHYYVYLCYGVHWLLNIVTGPEDYPAAVLLRGAGEANGPGKLTKRMAISKEQNLHPVAEASGLWVEPNGMVAESDILRTPRIGIDYAGEHWANVPYRFLLK